TCGCGCACGGCCCCGGTTTGCTCGCCGAGGGCGCGCGCGGCCTGTTCGGACTGCAGCTTGAGGCTGTCGGCTGCGGTCGCGACCTGGGCGGTGCTCGACGTCTGGTCGCTCAGGCTGCGCGTCACGCCGGCGATGAGCCGGGCGAGGCGTTCGGATTCCTTGGAGATCTGGTCGGTGGCGGTGACCTGCTCGGCGACGGCGCGCGCGGTGGAGTTGGCGCCCTGGCGCATGGCATCGACCGCCTGCACGATCTGGGTGGCCCCCGTGGCCTGCTCTGTCGTCGCCTTGCGGAGTTGGACGGCAATCGTGTTGGTGCTCTGGGCGGCCTTGATGACCTCGCGGGACGCGCGACCGTGTTCGCCCATGGCCTGGGCCACCTCCTTGGCAACTTTGCGCATCTGAGCGGAGGACTGCACGATGGCGGTGACACCGCGGGCCTGTTCGGCGGTGGCGAGGGCGACCTGCCGCGCCTGGGCCGTGGCGTGCGAGATCGATTCGACGACGTGTTTGCCTGCGGTGATCTGCTCCTCGGTGGCGCGGGAGACGTCACCGACGATCGTCGCCGTCTCGGACACGCCCGTGAGGATCTGCCGCAGGCCGGCGAGGCCGGATTCCGACTGGCGGTTGCAGTCGTCGGCGACCCGCGCGCCCTCGTTGGCGGCCTCGGTGGCGTCCCGCGTTACATTTTCGAGGCCGCGCACAATCTGGCTGATGTCGGCGGTGGCCTTCGCGCAACGGTCGGCGAGGTTGCGAATCTCCTCGGCGACGACGGCGAAGCCGCGGCCGGCATCGCCGGCGCGGGCGGCCTCGATCGAGGCGTTCAGGGAAAGCAGGTTCGTGCGCTCGGCGATGACGTTGATCGTATCGACGATGGAGGAGATCTCCGCCGTCCGCTGGTTGAGCTCGCGCATCACGGTGGTGGAGTTGCCCATCGCGCGGGAGACGCGGCCGATGCCCTCGATGGATTTCTCGATGGCGCGGCCGCCTTCGCCGGCCTGGTCAGACACGCGGCGGGTGATCTCGTGGGCCCGGCGCACCATGTCGGAGACGGAGCGGATCGAACGCTCCATCTGGGTGGCGCTGGTGGTGGCGGCGGCGGCGGCCTCGGTGATCTTGTCGGCGTTCTGGGCGACGCCCTGGACGGAGCGGCCCATCTGCTCGATCGAGGTGGACGTTTCCTCGACGGACGTCAGCAAGCTGTCGGACATGGCGCCGACCTCCTCGATCGACGCCGCCATCTCGTTCATCGAAGACAGAGTCTCCTCGGCGGCGGCGGTGAGGTCGTCGGCGTTGCGCGAGACGCCCTGGATCGAGCGGCTCATCTGCTCGATGGCGGCGCCGGTCTGGTTGACGGAGACGGAAAGCGTCTCGGTGTCGCGGCCGACGCGCTTGATCGAGGCGGCGACCTCGTTGCTGGAGGTGCTGAGCTCCTGCGCGGAGGTCGCCATCTCCTGGCAGGTGGCCGTGACGGCCTGGGTGGCGCGGGCGATGTCCTGCGCGGCGGCACTGGTCTGCGTAGCGCCGCTGGCAACCTGGGCCGAGTTGATGGTCACCTGCTCGATCGAGGCGGCGATCTCGTTGATGGACGACACCAGTTCCTCGCTCGAAGTGGTGAGGGACTCGGCCTGGGACGCGGTGTCGCGGAGCGAACCGGCTATGCGGCCGGCCCGGTCGTTGAGGGTGCCGGGGGGGGGAGCGGCGGGTTTCGGCGCCGGGTGGGGGGCAAGTTCGAGCACGCGGTGGGAGTGGCCGTTGGACGGGTTCTTGGACATGAGGGCTCCGATGAGAAAGGGTTAGCGGGTGGCGAGGGCGGGAGCGGCCCCGGCGCCGGCGGGCGCGAGGACGGCGGCGATATCGAGCAGCAGCACGAGCCGATGCGGGAGGTTGGCGACGGCGTGCACGTAGTTACCGTTGCCCGCGAGCAACGTATCTCCGACGGGACGGATCACTTCGGGAGGGAGGACGTGAAACTCGCGGGCGGCGTCGACGATCAGCGCCACGGTACGGTTCTCGTGGCGGAGAAAGAGGAGGCGGTTCCGGGGGGTACGATCGGCACGAGGAAGCCCGAAGCAGGCGCGGAGGTTGAGGGCGGGAATGACCTGGCCCCGTGAGAACACCACGCCCTCGAGCGCGCCGGTGCTGTTGGGCACCGCGGTGATGTGCTCGAGCATCTCGATGTGGAGGACATCGGCGCTGCGGACACCGTAGGTAGTGTCGGCCAGTTCGAAGAGGATGAAGCTCTCGGCGGAACTCATGACGCGAAGGAGGGCGCGGCGGACGGACGGGCGCAGCGGGCCGTGGCGGCCAGTTCGTGGGGATCGAGGATGAGGACGGGTCGGCCGTCGCCCAACTCGGTGGCGCCCGAGATTCCGGGCACCTGGATCAGGGGATCCTGCATTGCGCGCACGACCACCTCGCGGCGCCCTAGCACGCGGTCCACCACGAGGCCGATGCGGCCGTGGTCGGTGTGCAGCACGAGGGTTGGCGCGCTGGCGTGCTCGCCGCGCGGCAGGCCAAAGACCTGCCGCAACCGCAGCAGCGGCAGCACATCGTCAGCATGGGGCACGACCTCGAACCGGTTGACGAAACGGATCTGCTCGGAGGCGAGGGCGATCACCTCATGCACGGCGTCCTGCGGGACGGCGCAGGTGTGATCGCCGGCCGTGACGACAAACGTCTCGGCGATCGACAGCGTGAGGGGCAGCCGCAGCGAGAACTGCGTGCCGCCGGCGGGCGACGTGGTGAGCGCGAGGTTGCCCCCGAGCTCGCGGACCGTGCTCTGCACGACCGCCATGCCGACGCCGCGGCCGGCGGCGCGATCGGCTTCATCGCGGGTGGAAAAGCCGGGCTGGCAAAGCAGGCCCAGCAGCGTGTGGGCATCAAGCGGCTCGGGAACGACCAGCCCCGCCGCCGCGGCGCGC
This genomic window from Opitutus sp. ER46 contains:
- a CDS encoding chemotaxis protein CheW, whose protein sequence is MSSAESFILFELADTTYGVRSADVLHIEMLEHITAVPNSTGALEGVVFSRGQVIPALNLRACFGLPRADRTPRNRLLFLRHENRTVALIVDAAREFHVLPPEVIRPVGDTLLAGNGNYVHAVANLPHRLVLLLDIAAVLAPAGAGAAPALATR
- a CDS encoding methyl-accepting chemotaxis protein; protein product: MSKNPSNGHSHRVLELAPHPAPKPAAPPPGTLNDRAGRIAGSLRDTASQAESLTTSSEELVSSINEIAASIEQVTINSAQVASGATQTSAAAQDIARATQAVTATCQEMATSAQELSTSSNEVAASIKRVGRDTETLSVSVNQTGAAIEQMSRSIQGVSRNADDLTAAAEETLSSMNEMAASIEEVGAMSDSLLTSVEETSTSIEQMGRSVQGVAQNADKITEAAAAATTSATQMERSIRSVSDMVRRAHEITRRVSDQAGEGGRAIEKSIEGIGRVSRAMGNSTTVMRELNQRTAEISSIVDTINVIAERTNLLSLNASIEAARAGDAGRGFAVVAEEIRNLADRCAKATADISQIVRGLENVTRDATEAANEGARVADDCNRQSESGLAGLRQILTGVSETATIVGDVSRATEEQITAGKHVVESISHATAQARQVALATAEQARGVTAIVQSSAQMRKVAKEVAQAMGEHGRASREVIKAAQSTNTIAVQLRKATTEQATGATQIVQAVDAMRQGANSTARAVAEQVTATDQISKESERLARLIAGVTRSLSDQTSSTAQVATAADSLKLQSEQAARALGEQTGAVRDLTSSSENIARQIRLITDANRQHSEFAANLIDNLGLRPGAGTNGHSAAKRGARATRAARQR